In the Candidatus Caldatribacterium sp. genome, TTTCTCAGCGTCCTGAGCACCCTTGTAAACTATAGAGGCAAAGACGTCTCCGGGATCTCCTCCAACGAAGAAACGAATCTTTATATCCTCCAGTTTCTTGGGCTGCTGTTCCTGTGCAAGAGAGGGCAACTGAGCCAAGAACGCAAGAACGAGGAGTAAAAACATGACCACAACATACTTTCCTTTCATTTGTCTCAACCTCCCTTTAAATTTGCTTTTGCGACGGCAGATTTCAGATGAACTCAAAACACGCTCCTTCCTCGGGTTTTTCCGCTCTCTTTCACCTCCTTCCTATATATGGCCCAACGGAGTACCCTTCTACAAAATCCGCCTCTATGTACTTGCCTACAGGAACTTGCATCTTCCCCTCTATGTGCTGCACAAGGAGCTTTACTGTTTCGTATCCCAACTCCTCGGCTTTCACCCGGATTCCTGAAAGCCGAGGAAAATAAAATCGATCGTTATCACCCTCAATGTTGCCAAGTAGGGAGACATCTTGAGGAATTCGAAGTCCCAGATCTTGGAGAGCTCTCAATGCACTTAGCGTTAAAGGTCCATCGGTAACGAAAAGTGCAGAGAATCCAATACCTTTCTGCAAAAGCTTTTGAAGCCTAGCTGGTAATTCCTCTTTTTTCATTTCTTCTGTAAGGATAAGTTGCTCCTGGATAGAGATTTTTGCTTCTTCGAGCGCCCTCCTGTACCCGGAAAGCCGCTGCATGGTGTAGACCCGGCTGCGGGAGAGACCCACAAAGAGGATATCCCGGTGCCCGAGCTCCACAAGCTTTCGGGTCGCCTGGTACGCAAGTTCCTCCTGGTTGTGGTCCACCCAGCTAATCCAGGAAACATCTTCCCCCTCGGGTTTCCCGATGCTCACGAAAGGCACGTTGAATTTGCGGAGGACCGAAAAGCGGGGATCATCAACGAAAATTTCGCTC is a window encoding:
- a CDS encoding LacI family DNA-binding transcriptional regulator, encoding MVTIAEIARLAGVSKATVSNVLNGRTDQVSPETRARIERIMKECGYVPKRAARSLKSNRTRTIALLFPHLPASLVANTFFFPGFLSGVARACEESSYQLLITTSAKSCDTEFHYEALVQSRSVDGFIVSEIFVDDPRFSVLRKFNVPFVSIGKPEGEDVSWISWVDHNQEELAYQATRKLVELGHRDILFVGLSRSRVYTMQRLSGYRRALEEAKISIQEQLILTEEMKKEELPARLQKLLQKGIGFSALFVTDGPLTLSALRALQDLGLRIPQDVSLLGNIEGDNDRFYFPRLSGIRVKAEELGYETVKLLVQHIEGKMQVPVGKYIEADFVEGYSVGPYIGRR